A window of Prevotella fusca JCM 17724 genomic DNA:
GAAAAGATAACTCGCTATTATTCTTCTAAGATGTTTTCTCCCTTCTGGCTTCGTTTTGGCTTTATGCCAGCCCATCCGTCATTATACGTGCGCAAAGCGGTATATGAATGGGTCGGTTTTTATAAACTTGATTATAAAATAGGAGCCGACTTTGAAATGGTAGTCCGAATGTTTCATGTGCATAAAATCAAGGCACATTATATTAATATGGACTTTGTCACGATGCGTAATGGTGGTGCAAGTACGAGTGGTGTTCAAAGTCATAAGCTCCTATTGAAGGAGGATGTCCGAGCTTGTCGCGAGAATGGTATCTATTCTAATACATTCTTAATCGCTTTAAAGTATTTCTATAAGATATTTGAGTTTAGAATTTAAAAACTTTTCTTATAGAGAATAGCTCCTTTGGTAGAATCTTATTGAAAGGACAGAAAGTCCGTTCTTTAAGGACGATAGAAGAAGAATTTTGCCTTGATTTTGTAAAGATATTTCGATAGAAAATCAATAAAAGTTGTTTTGCGTTGCGAAAGCGGCTCTTTTACAACGCAAAACCTACGCTTTTACCGTGCAACTAATCAACGAAAATGAAGAAATATCGAAGTTGGTGTAAACTGACTGATAATGAGCAGGAAACGAAATAATTTGCATAGAAGTGCTCTTTTCAAAAAGAGTTATAATATGCAGATTTAGGCAGAAGTTCAGTTACCAGAGCGTTACCCGATTTTGCCATAGGTAACGATGGAGTAATATTCGGTAACTGAATTATTTTTACTCGTGTGGCTGTTGCTGCGGTCGGCAGTTTTCTGCATAAGAGAGAAACGCTTTGAAATTGGTAATTTTGCCACAAAACATCAAAGCGTATGAAAACAGAAAAAATGAAGGTGTTGCTCTACCTCAAAAAGAGCGGTCTGGACAAGTCGGGCAAGGCTCCGATTATGGGACGGATAACCATTGGGCGTTCCATCGCACAGTTCAGTTGCAAGCTCTCCTGCAATCCTGACTTGTGGAATCCCCGTGAGAGCAGAATGGACGGAAAAAGTCGTGAGGCGGTGGAAGTGAATGGCAGGTTGGAGAATTTGCTGCTGTCCATTCAGTCAGCCTATCAGTCTTTGCTTGCAAGAGGTTGCCCATTTGACGCAACCGATGTGAAGAAACAGTTTCAAGGAAGTGTGCAGACACGGTGCATGCTCATCGAAAGACTTGATATGCTCATAAAGGAGAAAGAAAGTCATGTCGGTGTAGACATCAGAAAAGAGTCAATGGCAAGCTATCACTCCACGAGAATCCACTTGCAGGAGTTCATCCAAAAGAAGTATAAGGTTTCTGACTTAGCCCTCTCACAACTGACAGAGAACTTCATCCATGAGTTTCAGCAGTACTTCTTAGGGGAGTGTGGATTTCAGGAAAGCTCATTCTACAATGTCGCCACCCATTTGAAGACGGTATGCAGGCTGGCTTACCGTGAGGGATTGGCAGACATCCTGCTTTTCGACAAAGTCAAAATCAGCAAGGGTAACAAGAAACTCCCCAAAGCACTTGACAGAGGGGCATTTGAGAAGTTAAAGACTCTCCACTTTGAGGACTTGGAGGAGGAAATGGAAACGGCAAGGGATATTTTCCTCTTTGCCTGTTATACGGGTGCTGCATATTGTGATTTGATGGAACTGGACAAGTCCCATCTTGTGCGTGATGACGAGGGTAGCCTTTGGCTGAAGTTCAACCGCCAAAAAACAGGTGTGCCTTGTCGTGTCAAACTGCTGCCTGA
This region includes:
- a CDS encoding site-specific integrase; this translates as MKTEKMKVLLYLKKSGLDKSGKAPIMGRITIGRSIAQFSCKLSCNPDLWNPRESRMDGKSREAVEVNGRLENLLLSIQSAYQSLLARGCPFDATDVKKQFQGSVQTRCMLIERLDMLIKEKESHVGVDIRKESMASYHSTRIHLQEFIQKKYKVSDLALSQLTENFIHEFQQYFLGECGFQESSFYNVATHLKTVCRLAYREGLADILLFDKVKISKGNKKLPKALDRGAFEKLKTLHFEDLEEEMETARDIFLFACYTGAAYCDLMELDKSHLVRDDEGSLWLKFNRQKTGVPCRVKLLPEAIWLMEKLHSDERETLLPFMGYATYQSYLKALRLRAGISFPFTTHTARHTFATLITLEQGVPIETVSKMLGHSNVSMTERYAKVTPRKLFEEFDRFLSFTEDMQLAI